In Miscanthus floridulus cultivar M001 chromosome 8, ASM1932011v1, whole genome shotgun sequence, the sequence TGTGGGGTATTTTACTGTTCCAAAGTACACCAAGTGCATTGGTCAAATGAATCAGGTTATATGCCAAAGGATCTACTATCATCTACGAGCACTTCCGGCGCTGGGCCAGGTGGGTATTGGGTATGTATAAAAAGAGATTGAGCTCAATTAATTTATTAGAATCACTTCATGTAACCGTTTGGCTAGCTCGCTGGATTCTTAAAACTAGAATTAGAATAGAGGGAAGCTAGGTTTTTGGTGTTTCTCTATACTAGTAAAAAGAGTAAGTTGTGCGCACCATACAACCAACTATCCAAGTGGGTACATGTTAGTCGAACATCTTGTAATTTGTCAAATTTAATACAACAACTATCTATGTGGGTGCATGTTGGTCCAACATCTTGTGATCTATTTAATTTGATGCGAGAACCTGACTCATTGGTGCATATACGGTCCAAGCATTGTAAGGGAGTGTCTTTGTACACTCTGAATCATTGTCATTGGAAGCTATACCCTAGCACGCTCATCTCAACCATCACTTAGCTTGAATCGTTTACTATATTATGATACCATTTCTGAATTTGGCCCAATATAAAAACTACCATTAATTTCATAAATATGAAAAATATCAAACCAACCATTTTTCTTTCTATACTATAATACTTTTTCATCCGTTTTCACCCTTACCCATGGTCATTCATGGTTCACTAAAGCTGATAAGTGGGTTGTGCATCGTGGAGGTAGAGTTGCAACTCTGTTTAGGGATGGGCATTCGGTTTACCGAATCCGATCGGTTCGGTTCTTGGTTTTCTATGAAATTCGGTACAGTGGTTTTTTCTTTCTATACTGTAATACTGGTCCTTTGAGGTTTGTTTGTTCAAAAGGATAGGTAGTGAGCACTTGGTTCCCTTAAGCTTACCGGTTTGtttcccccttaatagtatgactttttctatactcaaatttaaaACAAAAATTTAAAGTAAGCCTTCAATGGTCAATACGGCGCTACGATTtgaattgtgtgtgtgtgtgggggaggggggggggggtgttctcCTTGTGTTTCATGCACCCACGTATGCTTACAATATGTCCATATCTCACAAATATCATTACACCCTTACTTGTGCTAATATCAATGTGCCAAAACCAGCCCATTAGGgtcctagatgcactttcaaccgTGCGCTCCCAAAAACTTGATCGTCTGGCACACCCGAGCACTATAACATTTAACATGGGCAAAGGTTTATTTGATTTCATTGAATTAAAAATGGACCAAGCATAAATTAAATCCAATGAGAGATCAATCTTGCCTGCAAATGAGTCATTATCCCAGCGTTTCCAGCTAAGCGTTGGATGAGCTGAGCACGTTATGATGTAGTAGCTCCTAATGACATCAGGCACATGTGTTTGGACCGTATATGTATCAATGAACCAAGTTCTATCTAATTAAACAGACTACAAGATGCTGGACCAACATGCACCCACGTATATAGTTGCCACATTAAATTGGACAAATCACAAGATGTTGGAATAACATGTACCCACTCGGATAGTTGTTGTATGGTGAGTGTAATTTACTCAAAATTGTGAGTTTCAAGTGATTCTCCCTAAAACATTTCTCCCTTTCTGACGTTTGACAGTTATTCTAGTGGTTTTATTGAGAATCTAAAACGTTTTTCACTACCAAACACACTTAACCACAAAGCACACTGTACGTTCTTTCAAAACTCGATTTAATAACCATGTACAAGCACTTCTTCCAAAGGTCAAAACAGGTGAGCTGGGTCAACTTTGCTAATGCACGAGATCTCTACCGTTTATGGAAAGGGCATCGAAGACAATGCAATTAGCATCTTCCTCCTAGCTCCTCTCGTAATTAAAGAAAAGTAGGTCCGGCATCATCTAATAACCACTTAAAAACGTGCCATTTCGGCTGTACAAGAAGCTGACAAATGGCACAATCTCAGTTCAAAGAGCTAGCAATTAATCTCCGGTTGCTAAAACTAAACTACGCATCCGTTTACCATTCAACTCCAAAACTGTCATCACCTTCACGCATTTCATAATGCAAAGCCTGCAAGAACGGCTAAACTAATCCCGGATTACGTTAATTAATCCCCCTCCTGAGCCCAAGTTGCCCTaacatatatatattcttcctcttcttctattATTGTGCGAGATGCGATGGCGTGAATAAATGAATAATCCTTGGCGCCTTTGAACCtgggaaagagaagaaaaagaggGAGATAAGAGAGGCATCCTGCCCTTTGGCCTTTGCCCCGGCCCGGCTTTTTTGAAATAACAAGAGATACCATATTCGACCAATGCAAgttagagagagtgagagagctgTATTAGTTCGTACAATAGATATTTTGGACCCTAAACTAaggtttttttgtttttaatttcagCAATTAATTaatataatactccctccatattgATAATTTAAGTCATTTTGGACAGTGATATGGTCTCCAAAgtataactttgatttcttatttttataaaaatgtttattgaaaagtgatatatgtatatttttatgaaagtatttttcaagacaaatctattcatatggttttcacatttctaaactcaacaacttaaaagttattcaagATTTATATTCCTAATGTTTGACCCaagccttgtccaaaacgacttgaatTACCAACACGGAGGGAGTACGCATTTGTAGATACCATCTTTGGTTATGGGGCTAAACAAATTTTGTGAAGGCAAAGACTCTGAGGAGGCCCCTTTTATTTGGTAAAAAGGGTGCTGTGCATCTGTTCCACTAGTGTGAATGATGCCCTTGCCATTGGTCTAGGAACCTCAAAAATCTTTGTGAGATGCCTAGCTTTGCATTGCTTGAGGTGACACGGGCAGTGGCCAGGCTGTGGAGTATGCCATGCTATCACATGGAATATTTTGGTGtttccactgtctttatcttCAATTTGGAACTCTGGTCTCCAAGTTCTGGAACTACATATATATTCGGGTCGATTTGCATAGGATAGATGCTCCACTGCCGCCACAGCACTAGATAAGTCTCAATTTTCATTCAGACGAACGTGAACGTTCTCCCTTGATCCTAAATTTTgcaagacgttttggcttttctaaatgcACAGTGTTTACTATATTTTTAGATATGTGCTATGTCTAAATGTATAGTAAAAATAATgtatttagaagaaaaaaaaggcaTCTTGCGATTTGGAACGGAAGATGTAGAACAGCGGGGGCAGTCACACACATGACACATTGTTCCATTATATGCAAATAATGACGTACTTAGCTATATACATAAAACAATATATAAGATATGCTCTCTGAAATTTGAATAGTATAGTTTCACGGTGGCACATAAGCAGTCCTtgcttcaaaagcaagaattcaaTTTTATGTTTTAGATAACGGAGTTAAATCTCGATTGAATTTTGTTTTTTAGTTCAACCATGGAACTCGTTTCTGAATACTTAGTAAGTTGATTTGTTTCATCTGAAATTCTTGTAAATCTATAGAACATatgtgttcttttttttttcgcGAACAGGTCTCTCCGGCTcgtgtttcattaagaggagaatatatttttttagaaaggcgtaatttttttttagaaaggcgATTAAGAGGAGAATATATATGTTCCAAACATACATAGTAGTAGTAGTTTTTGACTTCACCATAAGCTAGCTGACTAGCTCCTAGTCCTAGCAGGGCAAGAATCTTGCAATGCTCCCATAAACATAATGATCTTGTGTTTGCTTTGCTTTGTGTCGGCATCAATACCGTCCTCCCACTCGCATCTCTCCTACAGTACATACCAAGCTGCTAGCTTTGCTCCCTCCTTTCCAACTTTAAAAGGAGATCATCTCTCATTCTCTCTTGCACCATCTCTCCATCCATACACCCCCACCCAAGGACCAAGGGCATGAAGAGCAGGAAGGGCTACGGGCACCAGGGCCACCTGCTGAGCCCGGTGGGCAGCCCGCCGTCGGACAACGAGTCCGGCGCCGCGGCAGCGGCGGCCACGGCCGGCGGTGGCGGGTGCGGGAGCAGCGTGGGGtactgcagcggcggcggcgagtcgCCCGCCAAGGAGCAGGACCGGTTCCTGCCGATCGCCAACGTGTCGCGCATCATGAAGCGGTCCCTTCCCGCGAACGCCAAGATCTCCAAGGAGGCCAAGGAGACGGTGCAGGAGTGCGTGTCCGAGTTCATCAGCTTCGTCACCGGGGAGGCCTCCGACAAGTGCCAGCGCGAGAAGCGCAAGACCATCAACGGCGACGACCTGCTCTGGGCCATGACCACGCTCGGCTTCGAGGCCTACGTCGCCCCGCTCAAGTCCTACCTCAACCGCTACCGCGAGGCAGAGGGCGAGAAGGCCGCCGTGCTCGGTGGCGGCGCGCGCCACGGCGACGGCGTGGCGGACGACGGCCCGCTCGCCGCGGGCGGGGTCATCGCGCCGCCGTCCGGGGGCGGCGCCGGTGACCGCGCGGGCTACGAcggcgccgccgacgccgacgcgcaCGTCGGGCTCATGATGGGAGCAAGCAGCGTCGTCGGGTTCGGcgcgggcagcgcggcggcggcgtcgtacTACACGGCAGCACGGAAGTCGTATGGCGCGGGGGAAGTGTCCAAGGTGATGGAGTTCGAAGGCATCGGCGGCGAGGAGGACAACGGCGGCGTGCAGAGGGGGAGAGGGTTTGCCAACCACCTCCACGGCGCCGTGCAATGGTGAACGGCGTAGCTAGGTATAGAAGACGACGACAAACGATACTTGCATGGCGTTGGTGTTGCACACTcttgcacctgcacctgcactgctggctgctgctcgtgCAGTGCTTCGTAACTAAATTTGCGTACTAATTAATTGCTGTTTCTGCTTTTCGTCAAATGTTTAATGAGTTCATTTGAATTTAAACTCAAAGTATTTCTATTGACCTGGAAGAAGTTCAGCTAGTTGTTCAACGAGGTAAACTGCTTTGATGAATAGTACTGTTAACAGACTTGATCGAACACCATTATAAATGCAATTACATAGAAGTATACAAAATCACCCAAAGTAGCTGAGAAAGTGCGACTTGTACGCGTCCATGTGCGCCGGGTGCAGCGACACGGACGCCtggacgccgccgccggcgccgcccttCCCGGCCACGAGGACGACCTGCCCGTCGTGGTTCATGGTGACCAGCTCCGTCCTGCCGGGCGGGCCCCACCCGAAGTCGGCCGCCTCGTACGCGGGGAACCTCGTGGACCCGGCCAGGTTCATCAGCCGGTCCATGTCCACCTGCCCCAGGGTTGTCATCCAGTCCCACCCGGCCATCAGCTGGTCCTCCTCGGCGACCGCCGCCGCAGAGACGCCCGCCCCGCCCTCGGCGAGGAGGCCCCCCGCGGTGGCCCGCGCCAGGCACCCGGAGATGCACGTCCCAAAGTAGCCGTCCCCCGGCGGCGGGTCCAGGCGCGCGCGGCAGTCcgcgaagaagaagaggtagaCCTCGTCGTCGGCGGAGACGATGCCGGCCGGGTGTTTGGAGCGCACGAAGGACACCCACGCGAGCACCGCGACCGCCACGAAGCTGGACGGCGGCGGCGTCCTGCTCATGCGCGGGCGAGAGCTCGGCGACGACGCGCTGCTTCAGGCGGTGCATGGCTTGCACCGAGATTGATGTGACCACGCCAACGTCGGGGACGTCGgggatctctccgaccacctcggcgagctctccgaccacctcagcgaGCTCTCAGACCACCTcggcgatctctccgaccacctcaccagctgatacaccactccaaatccctactggaccaatcacccgtagccgcgcccaaaagatacagcaagaggtgcacgcgctactttgtgaatttcaattaaacattgatggtaatttcgagctacctaagtcgtgcatgttgttattactcaggttctccgagaaggaagacaaggatacagcaaggatggatcagaaagaagagctacgttcgagtcaaccCAGCATGACAAAACCATCCAGATGAAACAGTCATACCTTTTGTCTCCCAAAAACTATGAAGGAAGGAGTTATGACTAAAATATTAAAGACTACACAGAAGCCCAGAAGACGTGCGGGAACTGAAGATCACCTCATAAAAGCTCTAGCTAGTTGACCTTTCACCTTCCAATGTGGTTTCTTCAATTCACACCTATCTTAAAaacttctcatagtataaataccaccacTAGGCTACTAGAAAGGCactttttgatgatttgataattccagtgatattgcagccgagctgccgagtgtttactcaaacccttgttctgcctggacttgtgaagagattcctatgggatccactagttcgtgctttgcgggtttcagtacggctgccccgccttaTGTGGATTAGCTCCAgttgtggttctgcggtcgttcggagatcgagtcgaagtcttcgtggtctcggtgtctctctccccgtcgcttggtcgcatccaaccttggtcaggtataaagctagttactccgctGATCTTCAGCAAGTTACCCCTTTTATTCccgctgccttgttgcaagttatcttgatcgtgacctactgccgtgaagatcgggccaacccccgtactgaaatagttcagtacctatcatctggtatcagagctttggattgacacggtaggtcttgccgtcatccacatcgttatccttgattaatctacttcatatatttgtgtttatTGATATCCTATAGTCCAAAGCCACAAAAAAAACCTATAACCATTTCGCGGTACTATTACGTTGTGTTTTGTGTTCATCGAGTTGCTAGTCACCACCATTTTGTTTCGTTCGTTACCGCTGTCAGTGTTACAAAAAAAAAgatcaaaaaaagaaagaaagattagtttcaaagaaaaaaagagaagtgAAAAGAAGTTGAAGGATTTGTGTTGCGATGTACTGCTGAAAATTTCAGTTTACATATTTTGAGTTGGTGGTAATCTTGTTAGCAGCAACGTCGTATCTTTGAGCACATCAAACCACTCAGTTGGCAGTACCGTAGCCCTCCTTgttagccacctatagctccaccaaaaacCTGAACCGGGACGTTCGATTCGTAATCCTTACGACCTCTCTACCACCTCCGTTGAAGCTGCCATACCAGCACTGTCACGGTCTTTGAGATcaggaaagaacttgggtaagtaaGCGGTGAGATTGTGTGTTTCCACAAATTTACCTATTCCATTTTTTTCTTGCAACTAGTCTAACATGTTAGGATCCAATTCGAGTGTTCATGGTGGGAACCACGGAGATGAAGAACCCCCTGTTGCACGGGCGGAGCTACGCCAAATGGCCAACTCGCTCTTGGAAGCGATGGAGAGGATGTTCAACGAACGTCTCCCTATAGCGGGTGGTCGAGGTCCACAACATCAACATGAAGACAATCACCGTGAAGAATTTGGTGATGAAAATTCTGGTCTGGGTGCTGGATTTCATGGCCGCGACGGCGATGGTCAAGGTGGTCTGGGTGGAAGGCGTCGTGCTGATTTTGATCAGCGCGGTGGTGGTCGGCATGCTGAATTTGATCATCAGCGTGGAGGAGGATGTGGACGTGATCGTCGTGTACgatttgaagatgaagatgaggttcatgatgagtatgaggtgggatttgatgataatgaaaatccttTTGGTCACCATGGGCGTTTTGGACAGCCACATGAACATCGTCGTGGTGCTGGTCCTGATGGGGAAAATTATCGTGGTCGTCGCAATAGAGATGATCCGGATAGCATTGCTCGTGTAAAGTTGAGTGTTCCAAAATTTTCAGGGAAAGAAAATGCTGATACTTATCTTGAATGGGAGGAGCAATGTGATCAGATTTTTAGAGTGCACAATCTTTCTGATCAGAGGCATATCAACCTTGCTTTTATTGAGTTTTTGGGTTACGCTCTCACATGGTGGAACCAAGTTCAAGAAAATCAGCGTGTGTTAGGATGTGATCATATCAACACATGGGCTGAGATGAAGAGAGTGATGACAAGACGCTTTGTGCCATTAAGCTATCAGCGTGACCTCCGCAATAGGTTACAAACATTGAGACAAAGATCAAAATCTATTGATGACTACTTCAAGGAGATGGAGTTACTCTTGGTGAGATCTGGaattagagaagatgaagagtaaaaaatggcaagatttttgaatggtctcaatgaagaaattttaggttttgttgagatgtttccATATCATAATTTGCAAGACCTTGTTGATCAAGCTATGCGCACCGAGAGAAAAATTCAGCAAGAGGGACGAAGAAGGTCTTATGGGATCCATTCAATTTCAGCCCCATGGCGTCGGCAGTAGCCCGGTACCTCTGTTGGTGGGGGAAGATCACAAGGAGTTGCTACTAGGCCTTCTCCATCCATTGGTGCTGCAAAGACAACGGTTTCTACTGCTTCTTCACCTGCAATTCAGCAAGAACAGCGGCGTCTTGCTGTAAGCACAACAATCCCTTCTATTGCatcagctgctgcttcttcttcccatACCCGGGGCATTGTTTGTCACAAGTGCCAAGGTCGAGGACATATTGCTGCTCAATGTCCTAGTCGAAGGACCATGATTATAAATGAGCAAGGTGAATGGGAATCTGAAAGTGAACCTGAGGAAGAAGCTCCAATAtatgatgaagaaattatgcaagaTAAAGGTGATGAAATTCAACCTAATGATGGAGACAACAACTGCTTCATTTCTCGCCGAGTGCTTAGTGTTACTGCTGTCCAAGAAGAGCATAATCAGTGGCACAATCTTTTTCACACCCGGGGCATGATCAAGGACAAGTTGTGTCAAATCATTGTTGACAATGGCAGCTGCAATAATATTGCCAGTCGAGAATTAGTTGAAAGATTAGGACTAAAAcagcggcgccacccttctccatacaagatgcaatggtTAAATGATTGTGGTGCGCTGCGTGTAACAAATATTGCGACTGTTCCCTTCTCCATTGGGCGGTACAATGATCATGTGGAGTGTGATGTGGTTCCAATGGAAGCATGCCAATTGCTGTTAGGAAGACCTTGGTTGTATGACCAAGATGCTCAGATTTGCGGTCGTGCCAACAAGATTGTTCtcatgtacaaaggagagcgCATCACTTTGCTTCCCTTGTCACCGGAGGAGATTGTGAGAGATGATCTGAAAAGAAAACAGCGAGCGAGCGAGAACCACTTACGAGTGACACACAAATATAGTGAAGGAGTGTttccaaagccaaataaaacTCCACAGCCGCAAAGAACCGAGCCAAAGGGAAAAGAGGGTTTAGTGATGATGGCTAGGAAGGGGGATTTAAAAGAATTGAGTGAACCCAATGCTGTGTTCTATGTACTCCTGTACAAGGATAATTTTCTTGTCACTAACGACTTACCCTCTACTTTGCCTAGTGTTGTTTTTGATGTGTTACATGAGTATGAAGATGTGTTTCCAGATAAAGTGCCACCAGGACTACCACCTAAGAGAGGAAtcgaacatcaaattgatcttgtgaccagtGCTTCACTCCCAAACCGTGCTGCCTACCGCGCCAACCCGGAAGAAACCAAGGAGATTCAGCAACAAGTGGAAGAATTGATGAGAAAAGGGTACGTACAAGAAAGCCTGtcaccttgtgctgttcctgtccttttagttcctaagaaagatgggtcttggcggatgtgtgtggattgccgAGCAATAAATAACATTACCATAAGGTATAGATACCCCATCCCTAggctagatgatatgcttgatgaacttagtggtgctatcatattcactaaaattgatttaagaagtggataccaccagattcgtatgaaagaaggagatgaatggaaaacaacctttaaaacaaaatttgggttgtatgaatggttggtaatgcctttcgggttaaccaatgcaccaagtacatttatgagattgatgaatcatgtgcttagagatttcattggcaagtttgttgtcatttactttgatgacatcttaatttacagcaagtctcttgatgaacatgttgaacataCCCAATGTGTGCTTGCTGTCCTACGTGAACAGAAATTGTACGCTAACCTTGaaaagtgcatcttttgcaccgacaaggtagtctttcttggatttgttgttacaggacaaggagtggaggtagatgaagaaaagatcaTGGCTGTACGGGACTAGGCGCCTCCACAGAACGTGAGCCAAGTAAGAAGTTTccttggacttgctggtttctatcgacGGTTCTGAAGGATTTCAGCACTATTGCTGCACCAATCaatgagttgacaaagaaagaCGTGCTCTTCAAGTGGGGAGAAGCACAATagaaggcatttgaagaattgaagatgaagttaacAACAGCCCCAATCCTTGCACTCCCAGATTTTGGTAAGTcatttgaaatagaatgtgatgcaagtggagttgggattggaggtgtgctcatgcaaggacaaaggccaattgcatacttcagtgaaaagctaagtgatccaactctaaattattcagtttatgataaagaattatatgctcttgttcggagtctggaaacttggcaacattacctttttcctaaagaatttgtgatacattcagatcatgaatcattgaaacaccttaaaggacaactcaaactgaatagaagacatgcaaaatggtgtgaattcattgaatcatttccctatattgtcaagtacaagaaaggaagagagaatgttgtagcagatgcgttGTCTCGACGTCACACTTTGTTAACCCAACTTGACACTAAGATTCTTGGGTTAGAAAACATAAAAGGTTTATATACAACtgattcatattttgctgaaccatattccaagtgtcgAGATGGCAAAGGATGGAAAAATTTTCATGTGCATAATGGGTTTTTGTTTCGAGCTAACAAATTATGTATTCCAGAGTGCTCTATTCGAATTTTACTTGTGCAGGAAGCCCACGCAGGAGGACTCATGGGCCATTTTGGCGCCAAGAAGACAGAACAAGTCCTTACcgaccacttcttttggccaaagatgagaagagatgtggagagacatgttcttcgctgcgaatcatgccacaaagctaagtctcgtgtgaaccctcatggattatacactcctctgcctatccctactatgccttgggaagatatctccatggattttgttcttggtttacctcgaaccaagcggggaagggattccatctttgttgtggttgatcgttttagtaaaatggcacattttatcccatgccacaagagcgatgatgcttcacatatcgctgaattgtttttcaaagaaattgtacgactacatggagtaccacgaaccattgtttctgatcgtgatacCAAATTTTTGAGTTACTTTTGGAAAACTTTGTGGGGAAAACTTGGAACACGGTTGCTGTTCTCTACGACATGTCATCCACAaacggatggacaaactgaagttgtgaaccgtactctatcaatgctactgcgagctatcctcaagatgaacttgaaactttgggaagaaagtttgccacatgtcgagtttgcatacaacagggcagtacactcgaccactaaattttgtccatttgaaattgtatatgggtttaaacccactgctcccatagatcttttgcctttacctatgcaggaacgtgtaaacttcgatgcaagcaagcgagccgagtttgtcaagaaccttcatgatagagctcggacaaacattgaaaagatgacaaagctgtatgagaagcacgccaataaaggtcgaaagaaggtgttatttgaaccaggagacttggtttgggtgcatctacgcaaggacagatttcctgaacaacgcaaaagcaagttgcaagcccgagctgatggtccattcaaagtgctacgcaagatcaacgacaatgcttatgaaattgatctgcctagtacttatggtgtgagtaccagttttaatgtggccgacctatctccattctttggattggaagagtcgaggacgactccttttcaagggggggaggatgatgtgaccacgccagcgccGGGGACGTCGgggatctctccgaccacctcggcgagctctccgaccacctcggcgatctctccgaccacctcggcgacctctccgaccacttcaccgacctcggtgacctctctaaccacctcaccagctgatacaccactccaaatccctactggaccaatcacccATAGCCACGCCCAAAAGATACCGCAAGAGGTGCAcacgctactttgtgaatttcaattaaacattgatggtaatttcgagctacctaagtcgtgcatgttgttattacttaGGTTCTCCGAGAAGGAATACAAGGATACAGCAAGGATGGATCAGAaagaagagctacgttcgagtcaaccCAGCATGACAAAACCATCCAGATGAAACAGTCATACCTTTTGTCTCCTAAAAGCTATGAAGGAAGGAGTTATGACTAAAATATTAAAGACTACACAGAAGCCCAGAAGACGTGTGGGAACTGAAGATCACCTCATAAAAGCTCTAGCCAGTTGACCTTCCACCTTCCAACGTGGTTTCTTCAGTTCACACCTATCTTAGAaacttctcatagtataaataccaCCAATAGGCTACTAGAAAGGCactttttgatgatttgataattccagtgatattgcagccgaggTGCCGAGTGTTTACTCAAACctttgttctttcttgttcttcctggacttgtgaagagattcctctgggatccactagttcgtgctttgcgggttccagtacggctgccccgccttgtgtggattagctcccattgtggttctgcggtcgttcGGAGATCCAATCGAAGTCTTCGTGGTCTCGGTGTctctctccccgtcgcttggtcgcatccaaccttggtcaggtataaagctagttactccgctGATCTTCAGCAAGTTACCCCTTTTATTCccgctgccttgttgcaagttat encodes:
- the LOC136472097 gene encoding nuclear transcription factor Y subunit B-11-like: MKSRKGYGHQGHLLSPVGSPPSDNESGAAAAAATAGGGGCGSSVGYCSGGGESPAKEQDRFLPIANVSRIMKRSLPANAKISKEAKETVQECVSEFISFVTGEASDKCQREKRKTINGDDLLWAMTTLGFEAYVAPLKSYLNRYREAEGEKAAVLGGGARHGDGVADDGPLAAGGVIAPPSGGGAGDRAGYDGAADADAHVGLMMGASSVVGFGAGSAAAASYYTAARKSYGAGEVSKVMEFEGIGGEEDNGGVQRGRGFANHLHGAVQW